In one Umezawaea sp. Da 62-37 genomic region, the following are encoded:
- a CDS encoding SpoIIE family protein phosphatase — translation MGAYLRQNGDVDLAPQHDNWVRLSLASATPTTVALSHAPAGELVLLVSDGLDDVPLPDLAALVAHHHHDPQALVDAIVATGEEDETGYRDDATAVVLCPPWKDSRGETD, via the coding sequence ATGGGCGCCTACCTCCGGCAGAACGGCGACGTCGACCTCGCGCCGCAGCACGACAACTGGGTGCGGCTCAGCCTGGCCAGCGCCACGCCGACCACCGTGGCGCTGTCGCACGCTCCGGCCGGGGAACTGGTGCTGCTGGTCTCCGACGGCCTCGACGACGTCCCCCTCCCGGATCTGGCCGCGCTGGTCGCGCACCATCACCACGATCCACAGGCCCTGGTCGACGCCATCGTGGCCACGGGCGAGGAAGACGAGACCGGCTACCGCGACGATGCCACTGCGGTCGTGCTGTGCCCGCCCTGGAAGGACAGCAGGGGCGAGACGGATTGA
- a CDS encoding pentapeptide repeat-containing protein: protein MTFVDADKRATAHLDVLKLTASIAVGGGGLFALYLAARRQRTQELELAQRKSVQAHVEDEAKSNRAHVETVQALAAQVADHNREDAAARRVTELYSKSVEQLGSDQAAVRLGGLYALERLAQDNPDQRRTVGRVLCAYLRMPFEVPDAPPWLEDVDGLGYKTLLAEYRERVQEREVRVAAQRVLRDHLLKGDEAQPLPTFWADIALDLRATSLVDFDLARCTVGEVDFRSATFTGEAHFEAAMFTGDVDFVSATFIGAAHFKEATFTSGADFVSATFDSTVDFASARFTNGVLFGLATFKGYAHFKAATFTKLAFFKRATFASIAFFNKATFTDAASFKGTEFASRPQFTASVFIDGVPPEVSEFVSEHRSGSGSSR from the coding sequence TTGACGTTCGTCGACGCGGACAAGAGGGCCACCGCGCATCTAGACGTGCTGAAGTTGACGGCGTCGATCGCGGTCGGCGGCGGCGGCCTGTTCGCGCTCTACCTCGCGGCGCGGCGTCAGCGCACTCAGGAACTGGAACTGGCGCAGCGGAAAAGCGTCCAGGCCCACGTCGAAGACGAGGCCAAGAGCAACCGGGCGCACGTGGAGACGGTTCAAGCCCTCGCGGCGCAGGTCGCGGATCACAATCGGGAGGACGCGGCCGCGCGGCGGGTGACCGAGTTGTACTCGAAGTCGGTGGAGCAGCTTGGGTCGGATCAGGCCGCGGTGCGATTGGGTGGGTTGTACGCGCTAGAGCGCCTGGCCCAAGACAACCCCGACCAGCGTCGCACTGTGGGACGGGTGCTCTGCGCGTACCTGCGGATGCCGTTCGAGGTGCCGGACGCACCACCGTGGCTGGAGGACGTCGATGGCCTCGGCTACAAGACGCTGCTGGCCGAGTATCGCGAGCGGGTGCAGGAACGCGAGGTGCGGGTCGCCGCTCAGCGTGTGCTGCGCGATCACCTCCTCAAGGGAGACGAAGCCCAGCCGCTGCCCACGTTCTGGGCGGACATTGCCCTCGACCTCCGCGCGACCAGTCTGGTCGACTTCGACCTGGCAAGATGCACCGTGGGTGAAGTTGACTTCCGCTCGGCCACGTTCACCGGCGAAGCCCACTTCGAGGCAGCGATGTTCACCGGTGACGTCGACTTCGTGTCGGCCACGTTCATCGGCGCCGCCCACTTCAAGGAGGCGACGTTCACCAGCGGCGCTGACTTCGTGTCGGCGACGTTCGACAGCACTGTGGACTTCGCGTCGGCGAGGTTCACGAACGGCGTCCTCTTCGGGTTGGCGACCTTCAAGGGCTATGCCCACTTCAAGGCGGCGACGTTCACCAAACTCGCCTTCTTCAAGAGGGCGACGTTCGCCAGCATCGCCTTCTTCAACAAGGCGACGTTCACCGACGCCGCCTCCTTCAAGGGGACGGAGTTCGCCAGCCGCCCGCAATTCACGGCGTCAGTGTTCATCGACGGAGTGCCCCCGGAGGTGAGTGAGTTCGTCTCCGAGCACCGATCGGGTTCCGGGTCATCGAGGTGA
- a CDS encoding DUF1883 domain-containing protein, producing the protein MATSSSIHQFDAEEYQAYLDGDEYEYDGSFQEVILFVLEVPYDDHWYLVVDGNERRIKVKFTEID; encoded by the coding sequence GTGGCGACCAGCTCCTCGATCCACCAGTTCGACGCTGAGGAGTACCAGGCCTACCTCGACGGCGACGAGTACGAGTACGACGGCAGCTTCCAGGAGGTCATCCTGTTCGTCCTGGAAGTGCCCTACGACGACCACTGGTACCTCGTCGTCGACGGCAACGAACGACGGATCAAGGTCAAGTTTACCGAGATCGACTGA
- a CDS encoding helix-turn-helix domain-containing protein, producing the protein MGAQKKHPVTLTERDRDELIRVTRTGVHPASSIMRARVLLALDTSIGAVDPKEAIAARLGVSGETLRLIAQRFAETGGDVHATIARKKREFPPVASVVTGEVEARLIALACSTPPAGYARWSLRLLEKHVALIEDIPDLDHSTIGRILKKRGCVLI; encoded by the coding sequence ATGGGCGCACAGAAGAAACATCCGGTCACGCTGACCGAGCGAGATCGTGACGAGTTGATCCGAGTGACCAGGACGGGCGTGCACCCGGCTTCGTCGATCATGCGGGCGCGGGTGCTGCTCGCGTTGGACACCTCGATCGGCGCGGTCGATCCGAAGGAGGCGATCGCGGCACGTCTGGGGGTCTCGGGCGAGACCCTGCGCCTGATCGCCCAACGGTTCGCCGAGACCGGCGGTGACGTGCACGCGACGATCGCACGCAAGAAGCGAGAGTTTCCGCCGGTGGCCTCGGTGGTGACCGGCGAGGTCGAGGCCAGGCTGATCGCACTCGCCTGCTCGACCCCGCCCGCGGGATACGCGCGATGGTCGCTGCGACTGCTGGAGAAACACGTCGCACTCATCGAGGACATCCCGGACCTGGACCACTCCACCATCGGACGGATCCTAAAAAAACGAGGCTGCGTCCTCATCTGA
- a CDS encoding IS630 family transposase yields the protein MVAATAGETRRTHRGHPGPGPLHHRTDPKKTRLRPHLRKCWTIPPKANAAFAAAMEDVLSVYARPHDPTRPVVCMDEKPYQLLGHARGPIPATPGHDLKQDSEYVRHGTCAIFCWVEPLQGWRYVDARPRRTRVDWAHQVERLLTVDYPEAEKVVLVMDNLNTHTIASLYQAFDPAKAFGLAQRLEIHHTPKHGSWLNIAEIELSALTRQCLTRRIDDLDLLNTELAAWRQATNTDQRQVDWHFTTDDARTRLRHLYPKS from the coding sequence ATGGTCGCTGCGACTGCTGGAGAAACACGTCGCACTCATCGAGGACATCCCGGACCTGGACCACTCCACCATCGGACGGATCCTAAAAAAACGAGGCTGCGTCCTCATCTGAGGAAGTGCTGGACCATCCCACCCAAGGCGAACGCGGCCTTCGCCGCCGCGATGGAGGACGTCCTCTCCGTCTACGCCCGACCCCACGACCCGACCAGACCGGTGGTCTGCATGGACGAGAAGCCCTACCAACTGCTGGGCCACGCCCGCGGCCCGATCCCCGCCACCCCCGGACACGACCTCAAACAGGACAGCGAATACGTCCGCCACGGCACCTGCGCGATCTTCTGCTGGGTCGAACCCTTGCAGGGCTGGCGATACGTGGACGCCCGACCTCGCCGGACCAGGGTCGACTGGGCTCACCAGGTCGAGCGGCTCCTGACCGTGGACTACCCCGAGGCAGAGAAGGTCGTGCTGGTGATGGACAACCTCAACACCCACACCATCGCCTCTCTCTACCAGGCCTTCGACCCGGCGAAGGCGTTCGGATTGGCCCAACGCCTGGAGATCCACCACACCCCCAAACACGGGTCCTGGCTCAACATCGCCGAGATCGAACTATCCGCACTCACCCGCCAATGCCTCACCCGCCGCATCGACGACCTCGACCTACTCAACACCGAACTCGCCGCCTGGCGGCAGGCCACCAACACCGACCAACGTCAGGTCGACTGGCACTTCACCACCGACGACGCCCGCACCCGACTCCGACACCTCTACCCCAAAAGTTAG
- a CDS encoding recombinase family protein, with product MPSTSREVAPVPLELDGDPLDAIGGGDLVGYARVSTGEQILDRQLDALRAARCMRVFMEKQSGKDADRPELRACMDYLRPGDTLVVLELARLGRNLQDLLSLVAGLRRRGVGFRSLHEALDTTTPGGRLVFHVFAALAEFIRELIVQGTHEGLAAARARGVRLGRPPAMTPEQIRHARALLAQPDETVSSIARLLGVSRATIYKYVSEVRGDDLPAGSATVTAAALSAGRVDGEVVDR from the coding sequence ATGCCCAGCACCTCGCGCGAGGTCGCGCCGGTCCCCTTGGAGTTGGACGGTGATCCGCTCGACGCGATCGGCGGCGGCGATCTCGTCGGCTACGCGCGGGTGTCCACCGGCGAGCAGATCCTCGACCGCCAGCTCGACGCGCTGCGCGCCGCGCGATGCATGCGGGTATTCATGGAGAAGCAGTCCGGCAAGGACGCCGACCGCCCGGAACTGCGGGCGTGCATGGACTACCTGCGGCCCGGCGACACCCTCGTGGTGCTGGAACTCGCACGGCTGGGCCGCAACCTGCAGGATCTGCTCTCCCTGGTCGCAGGCCTGCGCCGCCGCGGTGTCGGGTTCCGGTCGCTGCACGAGGCGCTGGACACCACCACCCCCGGCGGCAGGTTGGTTTTCCACGTGTTCGCCGCGCTCGCGGAGTTCATCCGCGAGCTGATCGTGCAGGGCACCCACGAGGGCCTGGCCGCCGCACGGGCCCGCGGCGTACGGCTCGGGCGGCCGCCGGCGATGACCCCGGAGCAGATCCGACACGCCCGCGCCCTGCTGGCCCAACCCGACGAGACCGTCTCCTCGATCGCCCGCCTGCTCGGGGTGAGCCGCGCGACGATCTACAAGTACGTGTCCGAGGTGCGGGGGGACGACCTGCCCGCGGGGAGCGCCACGGTGACCGCCGCGGCGTTGTCCGCCGGTCGGGTCGATGGCGAGGTCGTCGACCGGTGA
- a CDS encoding pentapeptide repeat-containing protein, which translates to MAEQNQLTDRFTKAVDQLDRAGADHLQARLGGIYALERLSLDSPRDYSTITEVLSAFIRSAAPRPQVDGLPEACPDRPPTFDVQAALTVLGRRGPGPNRQVRPGFYDVNSVDLSQTCLRHVDFLGADFSRANFRQADLTKARLIGVDLIGALFVGANLSGVDFAGSDLGSALLTDTDLGGANLTDSLHTEETMIDGARTDEATTGAWWR; encoded by the coding sequence GTGGCCGAGCAGAACCAGCTCACCGACCGCTTCACCAAGGCGGTTGACCAGCTTGACCGCGCCGGTGCCGACCACCTGCAGGCCCGCCTCGGCGGGATCTACGCACTCGAACGCCTGTCCCTGGACTCTCCCCGTGACTACTCGACCATCACTGAGGTCCTGTCCGCGTTCATTCGGAGCGCCGCCCCGCGTCCCCAAGTCGACGGTCTGCCGGAGGCATGTCCGGACCGGCCGCCGACATTCGACGTGCAAGCCGCGCTGACCGTGCTCGGCCGCCGCGGCCCCGGCCCCAACCGGCAGGTTCGCCCAGGCTTCTACGACGTCAATTCTGTCGACTTGTCCCAAACCTGCCTGCGCCACGTGGACTTCCTCGGGGCGGACTTCTCCCGTGCCAACTTTCGACAAGCTGATCTCACCAAGGCGCGCCTCATCGGAGTGGACCTCATCGGGGCACTTTTTGTCGGCGCAAACCTCAGCGGCGTGGACTTTGCCGGTTCGGACCTCGGGAGCGCGCTCCTCACCGACACAGACCTCGGTGGCGCAAACCTCACCGATTCGCTGCACACCGAGGAGACCATGATCGACGGCGCGAGGACCGACGAGGCCACCACGGGCGCTTGGTGGCGTTGA
- a CDS encoding sporulation protein: MPSAGLRQPNTRLAALLDHTGMSSSSLAARVNHRARRGGISVSYTHRSIANWRAGITPQPPIRRVIAEVLGDALGRFVPLSEIGFHAEDDDDQAGLHFPRDPAKAIAVATDFWSVMDRRALLTAGVAATAFTTPLCRWLTTDTDTALPGPVTPGRRVGRHDVEDLIATAQDARRADSRFGGGNWRVRMVDTCLTDRATPLLHGTYTDTTGRTLFAAVAELSQVAGWSAVDRGAHGLAQRHFIQGLRLARAAGDVPLGCYLLACMALQATLCDHHDIAIDMLDAATERGRGRATPRVLGFCQLVAARVFARSGDAPRALRALSAAETLLDRAESTDTGDDPRWIGFFGRTRLAADAVEIHRDLELPSRARTWNAHAGTNAAFTRSHSLRQVVLASTYLQGEADLDAALAHGHSALRGLAGIASARADGYFRDLADRFTPWATEPAVADFLHHARAA; encoded by the coding sequence GTGCCCTCAGCCGGTCTGCGCCAACCCAACACCCGGCTCGCCGCGCTGCTCGACCACACCGGCATGTCGAGCAGTTCGCTGGCCGCGCGCGTCAACCACCGCGCCCGCCGCGGCGGGATCAGCGTCTCCTACACCCACCGCTCCATCGCGAACTGGCGCGCGGGCATCACCCCGCAACCGCCGATCCGCCGGGTGATCGCCGAGGTGCTCGGCGACGCGCTGGGCCGGTTCGTCCCGCTCTCGGAGATCGGCTTCCACGCCGAGGACGACGACGACCAGGCGGGCCTGCACTTCCCGCGAGACCCGGCCAAGGCCATCGCCGTGGCCACCGACTTCTGGAGCGTCATGGACCGCCGAGCACTGCTCACCGCCGGCGTGGCCGCCACCGCGTTCACGACCCCGTTGTGCCGGTGGCTGACCACCGACACCGACACCGCCCTGCCCGGCCCGGTCACGCCGGGGCGGCGGGTGGGCCGCCACGATGTCGAGGACCTCATTGCCACCGCCCAGGACGCGCGCCGCGCCGACTCCCGCTTCGGCGGCGGGAACTGGCGTGTGCGGATGGTCGACACCTGCCTGACCGACCGCGCGACCCCGCTGCTGCACGGCACCTACACCGACACCACCGGCCGCACGTTGTTCGCCGCCGTCGCCGAACTGTCGCAGGTGGCCGGGTGGAGCGCGGTCGACCGCGGCGCGCACGGCCTGGCGCAGCGCCACTTCATCCAGGGCCTGCGCCTGGCCCGCGCCGCGGGCGACGTCCCGCTCGGCTGCTACCTGCTGGCGTGCATGGCGTTGCAGGCCACGCTGTGCGACCACCACGACATCGCCATCGACATGCTCGACGCGGCCACCGAACGCGGCCGAGGCCGCGCCACCCCACGCGTGCTCGGCTTCTGCCAGCTCGTCGCGGCCAGGGTGTTCGCCAGATCCGGCGACGCGCCGCGGGCGCTACGCGCACTAAGTGCCGCCGAGACCCTGCTCGACCGCGCCGAGTCCACCGACACTGGCGACGACCCGCGGTGGATCGGGTTCTTCGGCCGCACCCGGCTCGCGGCCGACGCGGTGGAAATCCACCGCGACCTCGAACTCCCCTCCCGCGCCCGCACATGGAACGCCCACGCCGGGACCAACGCCGCGTTCACCCGCTCCCACAGCCTGCGCCAGGTGGTGCTGGCCAGCACCTACCTGCAAGGCGAGGCCGACCTGGACGCCGCGCTGGCCCACGGCCACAGCGCGCTACGCGGCCTGGCCGGGATCGCCTCGGCCCGCGCGGACGGCTACTTCCGGGACCTGGCCGACCGGTTCACGCCATGGGCGACCGAACCTGCGGTCGCCGACTTCCTCCACCACGCCCGCGCTGCCTGA
- a CDS encoding DUF4254 domain-containing protein, protein MPVTTTTETPRSAAAQHPGVLAPSSADLLAWCDTAATTPVMPASAFLRCLVGELAAGHREQWSAEDRSRCGGPVEVAVAKRRIDELNARRVALVDRLNEHVAAYAPACRAGAALHTETVGSVIDRLVIAVVRAQRVDRARAEIAATQLRELAAAYDGLLAEVAAGQRRLPGWTALKTYGARP, encoded by the coding sequence ATGCCGGTCACCACAACCACCGAAACCCCACGCTCGGCCGCCGCGCAGCATCCCGGTGTGCTCGCCCCGTCGTCGGCGGACCTGCTGGCGTGGTGCGACACCGCGGCCACCACGCCGGTCATGCCCGCGTCGGCGTTCCTGCGGTGCCTGGTGGGCGAGTTGGCCGCGGGGCACCGGGAGCAGTGGTCGGCCGAGGACCGCAGCCGCTGCGGCGGGCCTGTCGAGGTGGCCGTGGCCAAGCGGCGCATCGACGAGCTCAACGCCCGCCGCGTGGCTTTGGTCGACCGGCTCAACGAGCACGTCGCCGCCTACGCGCCCGCCTGCCGGGCGGGTGCGGCGCTGCACACCGAGACGGTCGGGTCGGTGATCGACCGCCTGGTGATCGCGGTGGTCCGGGCCCAGCGGGTCGACCGCGCCCGCGCCGAGATCGCCGCGACCCAGCTGCGCGAGCTGGCGGCGGCCTACGACGGGTTGCTGGCCGAGGTCGCGGCCGGGCAGCGACGGCTTCCCGGCTGGACGGCGCTCAAGACCTACGGAGCCCGACCGTGA
- a CDS encoding phosphoribosyltransferase yields MSTTGVPIAALSPYRAEHVRRHGVAGEARDVRVVHELDGITAPVTADRLAQVGAALWQAHRDLPDHTPPDLLFGLDAGGIPPTLAVAAASGLPYQLAWKLDLELPNKAVFHEPHARRVEVFSYAAVAGLRVVPVDDEVTTGSTLANLTAVLRAAGAVVTDALCLVEDRTAAGRAVLAGIGVRLCALTTL; encoded by the coding sequence GTGAGCACCACCGGCGTACCCATCGCCGCACTGTCCCCGTACCGCGCCGAGCACGTGCGCCGCCATGGCGTGGCCGGGGAAGCACGGGACGTCCGCGTCGTGCACGAACTCGACGGCATCACCGCCCCGGTGACCGCCGACCGGCTCGCGCAGGTCGGCGCCGCGCTGTGGCAGGCCCACCGCGACCTGCCCGACCACACCCCGCCGGATCTGCTGTTCGGGTTGGACGCCGGGGGCATCCCGCCGACCCTCGCGGTGGCGGCGGCCAGCGGGCTGCCCTACCAACTCGCGTGGAAACTCGACCTCGAGTTACCGAACAAGGCGGTGTTCCACGAACCGCACGCGCGCCGCGTCGAGGTTTTCAGCTACGCCGCAGTGGCAGGGCTGCGGGTGGTGCCGGTCGACGACGAGGTCACCACCGGCAGCACGCTGGCCAACCTGACCGCAGTGCTGCGGGCCGCGGGCGCCGTGGTCACCGACGCGCTGTGCCTGGTGGAAGACCGCACGGCCGCGGGCCGCGCGGTCCTGGCCGGGATCGGGGTGCGGCTGTGCGCGCTGACCACCCTGTGA